In Fusarium falciforme chromosome 10, complete sequence, a single genomic region encodes these proteins:
- a CDS encoding Protein kinase domain-containing protein, with protein MLHQPRPLIHFPQQADHGLREVTDLLDKSVAICRRVTAWSEARASLDSPVAILLDKHTKCLQDAVCSLQTKLLDANLGPGDDVPADVVAQLQIVCTQLFKVLNLVGMHARYSATGQDGGLNALFASKFIVGNDSGACSAFPSLGSDVAQRIVTDLRRLLETMGVDQALSISQDEAIRPLKRQRNDINAFFSEIAARLDPRYVHTYQNMGDVPYNHNISLSISKGSFASVRKVRHKGTGEFLAMKTFFNGSDRVQILREIGILEVCDHPNILKLVEAFTVATEDEEDTISIVMRPWAPFTLQKFLESSEEERKARCPWFQPGSPQSNWWIYRIMQQLADAVAYLHGLSIKHKDIKPDNILLHKPESTPPRAIVADVGVSKVLVRNGSTKYDDCSYPYLAPEQVKKRDSSLRADIWQLGCCFALLLAVSKAGTSGYRQLWMSFSRSGEDCSCQIAGEHGNFMKSFRDIYSPRSWEDHAAYPLVTTMLNPVHETRIGINGVRAYIGGLLRTARRDGVGDVVMTEYRSGKGLFE; from the exons ATGTTGCACCAACCAAGACCCCTGATCCACTTTCCTCAGCAAGCCGACCATGGCCTTCGGGAAGTCACagacctcctcgacaagtcGGTCGCCATATGCCGCCGTGTGACAGCCTGGTCTGAGGCGAGGGCGTCACTGGATTCCCCCgtcgccatcctcctcgacaagcacACAAAGTGTTTGCAAGACGCCGTGTGCTCTCTCCAAACGAAGCTGCTGGACGCCAACCTGGGACCTGGAGACGATGTGCCAGCCGACGTTGTGGCCCAGCTGCAGATTGTATGCACGCAACTCTTCAAGGTTCTCAACTTGGTCGGAATGCACGCTCGCTACTCAGCGACCGGCCAGGATGGGGGCTTGAATGCTTTGTTTGCATCCAAGTTCATCGTGGGGAATGATTCAGGCGCTTGCTCGGCGTTTCCTTCGCTGGGGTCCGATGTTGCTCAGCGAATAGTGACGGACCTCCGAAGGCTGCTGGAAACGATGGGAGTCGACCAAGCCCTAAGTATCTCTCAAGACGAAGCTATCCGTCCTCTGAAGAGGCAACG CAACGACATCAatgccttcttctccgaGATCGCCGCCCGGCTCGATCCACGATACGTCCATACATATCAGAATATGGGAGACGTCCCATACAATCACAACATCTCCTTGAGCATATCAAAAGGCAGTTTTGCCTCAGTTCGAAAGGTCAGGCACAAGGGCACCGGTGAATTCTTGGCCATGAAGACCTTTTTCAACGGGAGCGACAGGGTCCAGATCCTCCGTGAGATTGGCATCCTCGAAGTGTGTGACCACCCAAACATTCTGAAGCTAGTCGAGGCCTTCACCGTGGCGaccgaagacgaggaagacaCGATAAGTATCGTCATGAGGCCCTGGGCTCCATTTACACTCCAAAAGTTCCTGGAATCGtctgaagaagagaggaaagCCCGATGCCCCTGGTTCCAGCCTGGCTCGCCCCAATCTAACTGGTGGATCTACCGCATCATGCAGCAACTGGCCGATGCTGTTGCATACCTGCACGGCCTTTCCATCAAGCACAAGGACATTAAGCCagataatatccttcttCACAAGCCGGAATCTACCCCACCCCGTGCTATCGTTGCCGACGTTGGAGTCAGCAAGGTTCTGGTCCGCAACGGATCTACCAAGTATGACGATTGCTCATACCCTTATCTGGCCCCGGAGCAAGTGAAAAAAAGGGATAGCAGCCTCCGTGCAGACATCTGGCAGCTCGGATGCTGCTTCGCTCTGCTGCTGGCCGTGTCCAAGGCTGGAACGTCGGGGTACAGACAGCTCTGGATGAGCTTCTCACGGTCGGGAGAGGATTGCTCGTGTCAGATTGCGGGTGAGCATGGTAACTTTATGAAGAGCTTCAGAGACATCTACTCGCCTAGGTCTTGGGAAGACCATGCAGCATACCCGCTCGTGACCACCATGTTGAACCCGGTTCACGAGACTCGCATCGGTATTAACGGTGTCCGTGCTTATATTGGGGGCCTACTCCGTACGGCACGAAGAGATGGTGTTGGCGACGTAGTTATGACTGAGTATCGGTCAGGAAAGGGATTATTTGAGTGA